Within the Acidimicrobiales bacterium genome, the region GTTCTCGCCGAGCTGATCGATGGCCACCGCCTGGAGGCCCAGATCGAACCAACGACTCGACCGTGGGTAGGCCAACACCATCATGAGGGCGTTGATGCCGATCAGTGTGTAGGTCGCATACGGAGTGCCCAGGGCAACCGCCACCCTCACCTTCTCGCGCCGCGACGGCTGCGCCGACCCCACACATTCGACGCAGTGGGCACCCACCGAAGCCTGCCTGAGGCACTCCGAGCAAGCAGGTCGTCCACAGCGGGTACAGCGCCGACCTGTTTCTCGGTCGGGATGGCGATAGCACTTGTCCACGAGGGATCACCCTACCGTTCTGTTGCTGTTCAACTGGATGGACGACGCTGCCGATGAGATAGGCATGCTGCGCAGAACGCTCGCGGGATCCCTGGTGTTCCTGGGTGTCGTCGCGCTCAATCTCGGCGCGGTCGGTTGGTGGTTCGATCGCGAAGTCGCCGACGCCGACCGCATCTCCGAGCTGGCAACGGCGGTCAGCCGGTCGCCCGAGTTCCAGCAGGCGGTCGCGTCCGAACTGACCGACACCTTCGTCGAGGCTGCCGGCGAAGGCGGCGCAGGGCCCCTGGACAACACCGACGCAGCAGCCATAGCCGACGCGGCGGCCGCAGCCATGGAGGACTCTCAGGTGCTGGCGATCGTGCGCACTGCGTTCGTCGACCTCTACCAGGCCGCCACCGAGTTTCGTCTCGACGAGATCAGCCTCGACATAGCGCCGATCCGCGACGCGTTGGTGCGCGGTCTCACGCCGGTCGACCCCCAGCTCGCGGCACAGATCGAACGCACCCAGATCGCCGACGACGAGGTGACCGTCGCCACCGACGAGTTGCCAGACCTTCGCAGCCTGACCGATCGTCTACACCTGGCCTGGATGTTGCAGCTGGGATTCGGCGCTGCGGCCGTGGGCCTGGCCCTTGCCATACACCCCCGCCGGTTTGTGCTGGTGCGGCGGGTCGGGGTGTTGATGGCCCTGGGCGCAGGCCTGCAGATCGGCCTGACGATGGGTCTCAGCGCAATTCTCGAGCGGTTCGGGCCAGACGACCGACTGTTCGTCGGGGTCTCGATCGCTGCTGACCTGCTCATGGAGAGCCTGCGCATCCAGGCCTACGTCCAGCTGGCCTTGGCTGCCGTCGTCGCTGCGGGAGGCCATATCTTGCTCTGGACCCGCCGGCTGGTGCCCAGGATGGTTCCTCGCCTCGCCTGAAGCTGCGCCGAACGGCACAATGGCGTGATGCACACGAGCGACGACGTCCTCGCAGACCTGTTCTCATTCATCGGCGCCTCGCCCTCGCCCTTCCACGCGGTCGATTCGGCAGCGGCCGAGCTCGAGTCTCACGGGTTCAGCGCCCTCGACGAAGCCCAGCGTTGGGACGACCCGTCGGGCCGACACTTCGTCAAGCGATCGGGGGCGCTGATCGCATGGGTCCGATCACCCGACGCTTCGCCCGCTACGCCGGTCCGGCTCATCGGGGCCCACACCGACAGCCCCAACCTGAGGCTGAAGCCCCAACCCGACAGCGGGCGGGCCGGCTATCGCCAGCTTGGTGTGGAGGTCTACGGCGGGCCACTGCTCAACTCGTGGCTCGATCGCGACCTCGGAATCGCCGGACGCCTGATGGTCGACGGCGGGCACCAGGTGCTGGTCAGAATCGACGAGCCGGTCGCAAGGGTCGCTCAGCTGGCCATCCACCTCGACCGTGAGGTGAACGAGGGTCTCAGGCTCGACCGTCAACTGCACCTCAGCCCGATATGGGGATTGGGCTCGGCCACCGACGGCGAACTCATCGAGTTCGTGGCCGCTCAGGCACAGGTACGGCCAGCACAGGTCGACGGCTTCGATCTGATGCTTCACGACGTTGCGCCGCCGGCAGTTCTCGGCGCAGACCGCTCCATGTACGCAGCGGCGAGAATCGACAACCTCGCCTCGTGCCACGGTGCAATCGCGGCTCTGGCCTCCGCGGCCGACGCTGCACAGTGGGCGATGATCTGTCTGTTCGACCACGAAGAGGTCGGCTCGGGTTCGTCAACCGGAGCCGACGGTTCGATGCTGGCGCACATCCTGGAGAGGATCGAGATGGGCGTCGGCGGCGACCGCGAGACCCTTCTGAGATCGATCGCCCAGAGCTGGTGTGTCAGCGCCGACGGCGCCCACGCGGTTCACCCCAACTATCTCGACAGGTACGAACCAGACCACCTCGTCTCGCTGAACGGCGGACCCGTGGTGAAGACCAACGTCAACGAGCGCTACGCCACCTCGGCCGAGGGAATGGCCATGTTCAAGCGGGTGTGCGAGGTCGCCGAGGTACCCCACCAGGTGTACTCGCACCGAACCAACCTGGCTTGTGGTTCGACGATCGGGCCCCTGACCGCTGCAAACCTGGGGGTGCGAACCGTCGACGTTGGCAGCGCCCAGCTGAGCATGCACTCGGCCCGAGAACTCGGCGGCGTCGAAGACCCCGCCATGCTCGCGGCAGCGCTGGCGGCCTTCGCAGCCGGGGGCTAGGCAGCAGCGTCAGGCCGCCCGAACCTGAGGCACCACGACCTCCAGGTAGGCATCTAGTGCCTCGGCGTTCCAGGGCGCACGAAAAGCCACGTTCACCATCTGGGCGCCCGCGTCGCGATAGGCCAAGATCAGCTCGACGGCCTGATCGGGTGTGGCCAGCAACGAGCCGCTCATCAGTCGCTCGGCCTGATCGCCCCACTGGGCCGCCACAAGCGATCGCCGTTCGGCGACCTCGGCGTCGGTCAACCCCAGATCGAAGCTGAGGTTCACCGTGCGCTCGATCGAACCGGGGTCGCGACCCACCTGCTCGGCGTGCTGGGTGAGCAGACCGTTCAGTCGACCGAAGGTCTCGGCCGAGACGTAGGCCGCGTTCCAGCCATCGGCCAGCCGCGCCACCATGGGGATGGTGCGCTTTTCACCGCGGCCACCGATCCAGATCGGCAGACGATCTTGGACCGGACGGGGAAGGCACGACGCGTTGTCCAACGTCACCCAGTCGCCCGAGAACGTGGTGCGATCCTGCGTCAGCAGACCCCTTATCGCCTGGGTGGCCTCGTCCAACATGTCGAGGCGGCGCCCGGCCGGCGGGAAGTCATAGCCGTATGCCACCGCCTCTTGTTCGTGCCAGCCGGCGCCGAGCCCCAGGGTGAACCGACCCCCCGAGATGTGGTCAATGGTGGCAGCGACCTTGGCCAACAGACCCGGGTTGCGGTAGCCGACGTAGAACACCAACACGCCGAGCCTGGCGTTGGTGGTGTCGCACGCCAGGGCGGCCAGGCTGGCCACCGTCTCGAAGTGGTCGACGGTGCCTCCGGCGGGCGGGGCCTCGTAGATGTGGTCCCACACCGAGATCCAGTCGAGGCCTTCGGCATCTAGCCGGCGCCAGAGGCTCCGCATCTCGTCCATGGTCATGTTCTGTTGCCCGATGTGGGCGCCGAGCTGGAGTGTCATTTCATGCACCGCCTCTGAGGCTGATTCGGGGATACAGGTGGCTCGAGTCGTTGAACGACCTGAGAATCCATTGTTCGTCTGTGATCACCAGGTGGCTGATCGAGCCGTTGTCTGCTCCGCCCAGCGAGAACGGCCTTCCGCCCGTGGCGTGAGCGCATATGGCGGCGATGACCCCGCCGTGGCACACCACCACCGCCAGGCCGTCGCGGTGTCGCTCGGCGATGCGGGCGACGGCCCCGGTGGTTCGCCCCGCGAAGTCTTCTGTGCGTTCGGCGTTGGGTATGACGTCCCAACGACCCTTGGCGCGCATCTCGAGATAGGTCGGATGCATCTGGGCAGCCATCTGCCTGAGGAGGCCCCCCTCCCAATCGCCCAAGGCAACCTCGCGCAGGTCGGCATCGACGATGGGCTCGAGCCCCACTCTGGAGGCCAGAGGTGCCGCCGTCTGGTGGGTTCGCTGCATGGTCGAGACGTAGATTGCGTCGATCGGCTCGCCCGCCAGGCGTTCACCGACCAGTTCGGCCTGCCTCAAGCCGTCGGGGGCCAACGGCGGGTCGCCCTGGCCGTCGAGCATCGCGAACTCCTCGCCTGGAGTGAACGCCGCGGAAGCTCCATGGCGCACGAGGATCACTTCGGTGGAACCCGCAGGGGGCTGGAATCGGGTCTGGTGGAACGAGGTCGGTTCGCGGGTCAAGGCGTGCTCCTGGACTGATCAGCGCGGACCCGGCGACCGTAGCGTGATCAGGGCCCGAACAAGAGATCGAGCGCCCGCTCTCCGGGCATCAGGGGCACGGCATCAAAGGCCGCCAGAGAGCCGAAGCCGATGAGGCGACCGTCGGCCTGCAACAACACATAGCCCGAACCATCGCGGCGGCCCGCTATCGACACGGCGTCGGCACCCGAAAGACCCAGTTGTTGATCCCTGAGCCCCACCAACGACCCGTGGAACGTCTGGTCGAACGAGAAGACGCCACCCTCGCTGGACAGAACCAGATACCCGGCCGAACCCATGACCGCGCCGGTTACGGCCTTCGATCGTCGAAGAGCACCCGCTTGGCCTCTGTAGGAAGCGTCGCCATAAGCGAACACGCCGCCGTCAGCAGCTACCAGGATGTAGCCACGCCCGCTGCCGGTGGGCGAGATGGACACCACCGGACCATCCAGGTCCAGCTGGGCGGCAGATCCTGCGAAGCCCGCGGCCCCCAGTGCGAACACCCCGCCGTCGGCGCCCACCAGCCAATAGCCGTCGCCTCGCTGGGTCGCTGCCATGTCGACGATGGGTCCGGCAAGGTCCAGGTTGGACACATCACCGAACCAGGCTGCGTCGCCGTGGGCGGTGACATGCCCATCGGCCGAAACCAGCCAGAACCCCTGCCCCGAAGGCGTGAGTGCCCCGGCGACGATCGGTCTTGCGACGGTGAGGGTCTCGAAACCCTCGATCGTGGTGAACACCCGTCCGTTCGAGGTCACGACCCCCCAGTTCAGTGCCTCCAGGCCGCTGACCAGGGCTGTCGCCTCGGCACCGACCGAAGGTTCGCTGCGGCCTCCCGGTCCCTCTGCGAACAACCTGTAGCGATGCTTGACCCCGGGCTGAGCGGCGCGGTCGGCGAAGCTGCTGACGGTCGCGGCCACGCTGGCTATGACCTTGCCGTCTCGTTCGACGATGTAGCGATCGACCGCGCCCTCGGATCGTTCCCAGGCCAGGCCTACCGAGGCAGCTGCAGCTTGTGCAGACAACGAACCGGGCGCAGATGGTGCGGTGTTTTCGGCCAGCGCCTGTGCCCTGGGGGCCTCGACCCACGAGCTGACGATGCCGTGAGGGCCGATTGCGGCCACCGATATCTGCGGCGCGGTGCCGGGCTCGACCGACACGTTCGTCGAATGATCGGTGAGTTCGCCGTTCAGCACGCGCACCACGACCTTGCCGTCGACCGCTACGTCGAAGGCCACCACTCCTGGCTGTGCCGGCGACTGCCAAGTGACCGACACCGCGCCGGGTCGAGACTCGGCACGAACGGCCATTGGGGCGGCGACGACGGTGAACGACGGGCTCGTTCGCCCGGCGGCGTCACGAGAGCGAACCGCCACCCTCTGCCCTGAGCCTTCGCCGAGGTCGATCTTCACGGTGGAGGACTCGGCGCCGGTGACGGCAACCACCTCACCGTCGACGGTGATCTCGTGGGCCAAGACGTCGAACGATGGCCCCCTTTCCAGGCCAACCACCAGGCTCGAACCCTGGACGTCCAGCTGGGACACCGACGGTGGCTCGGGGTCGCGACGGTCGATCCACATGACCGATCCGACCAGGTCGAGCAGGCCGTATCCGAACTCATCGTCACGCCCGGCCGGACCGAGGTCGCGGGCGGTCGAGCGAAGCGCCTCACGGATCTCGCGCAACGATGCCTCGGGCGCGACCTGACGCATCAGTGCGACGGTTCCGGCGACATGAGGAGCCGCGAACGAAGTGCCGCGCCCATTCAAGTAGCCCGTGACGTCACGGCCAGAGGCCGACACCACGTCGGCACCGGGCGCGACAACCTCGATGTAGGGAGCCCGAGGCGAACCCGAGTAGAGGTCGAGGTTGCGCCCTACAGCCCCGACGGCAATCACATCGCCGAGGGCAGCCGGATACCACGGGCCTTCGTCGTCGGAACCACCTGAGG harbors:
- a CDS encoding M18 family aminopeptidase, with protein sequence MHTSDDVLADLFSFIGASPSPFHAVDSAAAELESHGFSALDEAQRWDDPSGRHFVKRSGALIAWVRSPDASPATPVRLIGAHTDSPNLRLKPQPDSGRAGYRQLGVEVYGGPLLNSWLDRDLGIAGRLMVDGGHQVLVRIDEPVARVAQLAIHLDREVNEGLRLDRQLHLSPIWGLGSATDGELIEFVAAQAQVRPAQVDGFDLMLHDVAPPAVLGADRSMYAAARIDNLASCHGAIAALASAADAAQWAMICLFDHEEVGSGSSTGADGSMLAHILERIEMGVGGDRETLLRSIAQSWCVSADGAHAVHPNYLDRYEPDHLVSLNGGPVVKTNVNERYATSAEGMAMFKRVCEVAEVPHQVYSHRTNLACGSTIGPLTAANLGVRTVDVGSAQLSMHSARELGGVEDPAMLAAALAAFAAGG
- a CDS encoding TIGR03560 family F420-dependent LLM class oxidoreductase, coding for MTLQLGAHIGQQNMTMDEMRSLWRRLDAEGLDWISVWDHIYEAPPAGGTVDHFETVASLAALACDTTNARLGVLVFYVGYRNPGLLAKVAATIDHISGGRFTLGLGAGWHEQEAVAYGYDFPPAGRRLDMLDEATQAIRGLLTQDRTTFSGDWVTLDNASCLPRPVQDRLPIWIGGRGEKRTIPMVARLADGWNAAYVSAETFGRLNGLLTQHAEQVGRDPGSIERTVNLSFDLGLTDAEVAERRSLVAAQWGDQAERLMSGSLLATPDQAVELILAYRDAGAQMVNVAFRAPWNAEALDAYLEVVVPQVRAA
- a CDS encoding histidine phosphatase family protein — its product is MTREPTSFHQTRFQPPAGSTEVILVRHGASAAFTPGEEFAMLDGQGDPPLAPDGLRQAELVGERLAGEPIDAIYVSTMQRTHQTAAPLASRVGLEPIVDADLREVALGDWEGGLLRQMAAQMHPTYLEMRAKGRWDVIPNAERTEDFAGRTTGAVARIAERHRDGLAVVVCHGGVIAAICAHATGGRPFSLGGADNGSISHLVITDEQWILRSFNDSSHLYPRISLRGGA
- a CDS encoding S8 family serine peptidase, giving the protein MSGFGKPQSFVARGVLALACLGLAVPAVATPAAAESRRADQWGLDLLAAEFVQSDVDGSGVVVAVLDTDIAAGHADLVGQLVQGYDFVEDRPFDPLAADRQTARVDHATMVAALIVGDADGDGITGVAPGARVMPVRVVPDFEQGTTTALAEGIRWAADNGADVLNISVRTRTDSPRVRQAVEYAVGKGVVVVASGGSDDEGPWYPAALGDVIAVGAVGRNLDLYSGSPRAPYIEVVAPGADVVSASGRDVTGYLNGRGTSFAAPHVAGTVALMRQVAPEASLREIREALRSTARDLGPAGRDDEFGYGLLDLVGSVMWIDRRDPEPPSVSQLDVQGSSLVVGLERGPSFDVLAHEITVDGEVVAVTGAESSTVKIDLGEGSGQRVAVRSRDAAGRTSPSFTVVAAPMAVRAESRPGAVSVTWQSPAQPGVVAFDVAVDGKVVVRVLNGELTDHSTNVSVEPGTAPQISVAAIGPHGIVSSWVEAPRAQALAENTAPSAPGSLSAQAAAASVGLAWERSEGAVDRYIVERDGKVIASVAATVSSFADRAAQPGVKHRYRLFAEGPGGRSEPSVGAEATALVSGLEALNWGVVTSNGRVFTTIEGFETLTVARPIVAGALTPSGQGFWLVSADGHVTAHGDAAWFGDVSNLDLAGPIVDMAATQRGDGYWLVGADGGVFALGAAGFAGSAAQLDLDGPVVSISPTGSGRGYILVAADGGVFAYGDASYRGQAGALRRSKAVTGAVMGSAGYLVLSSEGGVFSFDQTFHGSLVGLRDQQLGLSGADAVSIAGRRDGSGYVLLQADGRLIGFGSLAAFDAVPLMPGERALDLLFGP